A part of Victivallis lenta genomic DNA contains:
- a CDS encoding prepilin-type N-terminal cleavage/methylation domain-containing protein, whose amino-acid sequence MCRYGRKGNTRKAVSGFTLIELLVVIAIIAILAALLMPALNRSRATAHSVKCKGNLKQVGTFYAIYSDDHAGHLLPNSMKTDIHPQLPWWELLVKLYIGHYGEETTARTVLSCPADSGHDAWQVTRLPLSYGYNEFVGDNPWGPAPREWFLFTRSDLDRRNPSRVICIGDSWKRFWLENPDAAWFSEFYLWRTAALSVGPFAAHPGGMNIFYGDGHVADFDKPGYKILDDWLEITGR is encoded by the coding sequence ATGTGCAGGTACGGTCGGAAGGGGAACACGCGCAAAGCGGTGTCCGGTTTTACACTTATCGAACTTTTAGTCGTGATTGCGATCATCGCCATCCTGGCGGCGCTTCTGATGCCCGCCCTGAATCGCTCCCGCGCGACAGCTCACAGCGTCAAGTGCAAGGGAAATCTCAAGCAGGTGGGGACTTTTTACGCGATCTACTCCGACGATCACGCGGGACATCTCCTGCCGAACAGCATGAAGACCGACATTCATCCTCAGCTGCCGTGGTGGGAGCTTCTGGTGAAGCTGTATATCGGCCACTATGGCGAAGAGACCACGGCCCGGACCGTGCTCAGCTGCCCGGCCGACTCCGGACACGACGCCTGGCAGGTGACCCGGCTGCCCCTGAGTTACGGTTACAACGAATTTGTGGGGGACAACCCCTGGGGGCCGGCTCCCAGGGAATGGTTCCTCTTCACCCGGAGCGATCTTGACCGGAGAAATCCGTCCCGGGTCATCTGCATCGGCGACTCCTGGAAACGCTTCTGGCTGGAGAATCCGGATGCCGCATGGTTTTCCGAATTCTACCTGTGGCGCACGGCGGCTCTTTCCGTCGGCCCCTTTGCGGCCCATCCCGGCGGCATGAATATCTTTTACGGCGACGGCCATGTCGCGGATTTCGACAAGCCCGGCTACAAGATTCTGGACGATTGGCTGGAGATTACCGGCAGATAA
- a CDS encoding LacI family DNA-binding transcriptional regulator — protein sequence MPERQKRVTLKDVADYCGLSRSLVAFIISNSGYRNSTPENRRKVAEAVKALNYRPNTAARELRARKSSTIGVAMPMSGTGIYGNMALELQREIKKRGFTSLFSFWGGDDSPELHAQTLQTFFERSISGVISWDASPCFREEKIPAVVYGYRNEFYDYVVLDEEQMIIRALEHLKKFGHRRIGILSVGERNRFFREHVGRCGLESKPEWIFELTFWSRRPLDAFGKFYRECGGAIPDALICHSDTEAIAALSSAAKLGIRVPDDLSVIALDSSFMTAFLSPALDSFDLDFSEITEQLVKLLLARIDEPDAPLRSVMISPQLVHRESVIECPK from the coding sequence ATGCCGGAACGACAAAAACGGGTTACGCTCAAAGATGTGGCGGACTACTGTGGACTTTCACGAAGCCTGGTCGCTTTCATCATCAGCAATTCCGGTTATCGCAACAGCACGCCGGAGAACCGCCGCAAGGTGGCCGAAGCGGTCAAGGCGCTGAACTACCGGCCGAATACGGCGGCACGGGAGCTGCGGGCGCGGAAGTCCTCGACCATCGGCGTGGCGATGCCGATGTCCGGTACCGGAATCTACGGCAATATGGCGCTCGAATTGCAGCGTGAAATCAAAAAGCGCGGTTTTACGAGCCTGTTCTCCTTCTGGGGCGGCGATGATTCGCCGGAGCTGCACGCGCAGACGCTTCAGACTTTTTTTGAACGCAGCATCAGCGGGGTGATCAGCTGGGATGCCTCGCCCTGTTTCCGGGAGGAGAAAATTCCGGCGGTGGTGTACGGATACCGGAACGAATTCTATGATTATGTCGTTCTGGATGAAGAACAGATGATCATCCGGGCGCTGGAGCACCTGAAAAAGTTCGGCCATCGCCGGATCGGCATATTGAGCGTGGGGGAACGCAACCGGTTTTTCCGGGAGCATGTGGGCCGCTGCGGGCTGGAATCGAAACCCGAGTGGATTTTCGAACTGACTTTCTGGAGCCGCCGCCCGCTGGATGCGTTCGGCAAATTTTACCGGGAGTGCGGCGGCGCCATTCCGGATGCGCTGATCTGTCATAGCGATACGGAGGCGATTGCGGCGCTTTCCAGCGCCGCGAAGCTCGGAATCCGGGTGCCGGACGATCTATCGGTGATCGCGCTTGACAGTTCGTTCATGACTGCATTCCTGTCTCCCGCACTGGACTCCTTCGATCTGGATTTTTCGGAGATCACGGAGCAGTTGGTAAAACTGCTGCTGGCCAGGATCGACGAGCCCGACGCTCCGCTGCGTTCCGTCATGATTTCTCCGCAGCTTGTTCATCGGGAATCGGTTATCGAGTGTCCGAAATGA
- a CDS encoding alpha-amylase family protein produces MVPQDAPAGQYGFVRSNDQGEFVFENAPGKKIRFYGANLCFTANFLDKAVADKLVEYLVRMGYNAIRFHHHDGRLVDPAVSDSVKLNPETLDRLDYLFAQCKKHGLYVTTDLYVNRNFKSPATGCYGLKAQLPVDEHAMESWKDFVRSWMTHRNPYTGLTWGEDPALISLCLVNEDTLSANWSANPKVAALYRSKFTEWKKGREGDDQTLFREFLFELQGNVLDRQIDFVKNELGLKTMITSLNWITDAPLTRLREKLDLVDMHQYFSHPTFPEKAWQMPIGVDQGSSIRRGASLPREMMPTRIFGKPFTVTEFNFCNPNRFRAEGGPLMGAYAALQNWGGLWRFCWSHSDAGIIRNPGQNSFDASNDPMQQLSDRIILALFLRGNLAPSKAKISYPVAPFSKNSPAMSYPGDFANLGLDAQIGSHAAERKLPAGVVCWRPGMKTQEPPRIRLDRKAGTLAVSTPLTETATLPAGDLAVKKLRVKDASKFMTAAAISLDGRPLTESDSILVIHLSNISQSGAGYGSSTLLRAWGNSPELLVERCTATLELECPGTPWRVAALALDGSETGEVPGSLKNGVFRFTADTTAFPGGVLAYHLSR; encoded by the coding sequence GTGGTGCCGCAGGATGCACCGGCCGGCCAATACGGTTTCGTCCGTTCCAACGATCAGGGTGAATTCGTTTTTGAAAATGCGCCGGGGAAGAAGATCCGTTTCTACGGCGCCAACCTCTGCTTCACCGCCAACTTTCTCGACAAGGCAGTCGCCGACAAGCTGGTGGAGTATCTGGTCCGCATGGGCTACAACGCCATCCGCTTTCACCATCACGACGGGCGGCTGGTCGATCCCGCCGTTTCGGATTCCGTGAAACTGAATCCGGAAACGCTGGACAGGCTCGACTACCTTTTCGCCCAATGCAAAAAGCACGGCCTCTACGTGACCACCGACCTCTACGTCAACCGGAACTTCAAAAGCCCCGCCACCGGCTGCTACGGACTGAAAGCGCAACTGCCCGTCGATGAACATGCGATGGAAAGCTGGAAGGATTTCGTGCGCAGCTGGATGACGCACCGGAACCCGTATACCGGACTCACCTGGGGGGAAGACCCCGCGCTGATCTCGCTGTGCCTGGTCAATGAAGACACGCTCAGCGCCAATTGGAGCGCGAATCCGAAGGTCGCGGCCCTCTACCGCAGCAAATTCACGGAGTGGAAGAAAGGGCGGGAGGGCGACGACCAGACGCTGTTCCGGGAATTCCTGTTCGAATTGCAGGGAAACGTACTGGACCGGCAGATCGATTTCGTCAAAAATGAACTCGGCCTCAAAACGATGATCACCAGTCTGAACTGGATCACGGATGCCCCGCTGACCCGGCTGCGCGAGAAACTCGACCTGGTGGATATGCACCAGTATTTCTCCCACCCGACCTTTCCGGAAAAAGCCTGGCAGATGCCGATCGGAGTCGATCAGGGCTCATCCATCCGGCGCGGCGCGAGCCTGCCCCGCGAAATGATGCCGACCCGGATTTTCGGCAAGCCCTTCACGGTCACCGAATTCAATTTCTGCAACCCGAACCGGTTCCGGGCCGAGGGCGGCCCGCTGATGGGCGCTTACGCGGCGCTGCAGAATTGGGGCGGGTTATGGAGATTCTGCTGGAGCCACTCCGATGCCGGAATCATCCGCAATCCCGGCCAGAACTCCTTCGATGCGTCCAACGACCCGATGCAGCAGCTCAGCGACCGCATCATTCTGGCGCTGTTCCTGCGGGGAAACCTCGCGCCGTCGAAAGCGAAAATCTCTTATCCCGTGGCGCCTTTTTCCAAAAACAGCCCGGCGATGTCTTATCCCGGCGATTTCGCCAATCTCGGGCTGGACGCCCAGATCGGCTCCCACGCGGCGGAACGGAAACTCCCCGCCGGAGTCGTGTGCTGGCGTCCCGGCATGAAAACGCAGGAGCCCCCCCGGATCAGACTGGACCGGAAGGCCGGAACGCTGGCGGTTTCAACACCGCTGACGGAGACGGCGACGCTGCCGGCGGGAGACCTCGCCGTAAAGAAGCTGCGGGTCAAAGACGCCTCCAAATTCATGACGGCGGCAGCAATCTCGCTGGACGGCAGGCCTTTGACCGAAAGCGACAGCATCCTCGTCATCCATCTCAGCAACATCAGCCAGAGCGGAGCCGGTTACGGCAGTTCCACCCTGCTTCGCGCCTGGGGGAATTCACCGGAACTTCTGGTCGAACGCTGCACGGCGACACTGGAACTTGAATGTCCGGGGACGCCGTGGCGGGTGGCTGCACTCGCGCTCGACGGCTCCGAAACCGGCGAAGTCCCGGGCAGCCTGAAAAACGGAGTTTTCCGCTTCACCGCCGACACGACGGCCTTCCCCGGCGGCGTTCTCGCCTACCACCTGTCGCGCTGA
- a CDS encoding prepilin-type N-terminal cleavage/methylation domain-containing protein has translation MKKFTLIELLTVVASVTVLAGMLIPALFDARISARRLKCTGNLKSFTQAGVLYAGSFSDYWIPPANPAWYDRIEFRRLVGAPVRPKNGLENAESAFPPDLLCPASSAVRLNRPLACFSYGMTRDNLSRDGYRRYAFRLPRILKPSGSAAWFDTLGAYAQNNPDCFPESEEGNPNGRLVYRHRRMVNVGFFDGHVAPMSPAAVACLWGSREARFNRYFCGDD, from the coding sequence GTGAAAAAATTCACGCTGATTGAGCTGCTGACCGTGGTTGCGAGCGTGACGGTTCTGGCCGGCATGCTGATTCCCGCTCTTTTCGATGCGAGGATCAGCGCCCGGCGTCTCAAGTGCACCGGCAATTTGAAAAGCTTCACTCAGGCCGGCGTGCTGTATGCCGGGAGCTTCTCGGATTACTGGATTCCCCCGGCGAATCCGGCATGGTACGACCGGATCGAGTTCCGGCGTCTGGTCGGAGCGCCGGTCCGGCCGAAGAACGGCCTGGAGAATGCCGAGTCGGCGTTTCCCCCGGACCTGCTCTGCCCCGCATCTTCCGCCGTGCGGCTCAACCGTCCGTTAGCCTGTTTCTCGTACGGCATGACGCGGGACAACCTCTCCCGGGACGGCTATCGCCGGTACGCCTTCCGGCTGCCGCGTATCCTGAAGCCGTCCGGTTCGGCGGCATGGTTCGATACGCTTGGCGCTTATGCGCAGAATAATCCGGATTGTTTCCCCGAAAGCGAGGAGGGGAATCCGAACGGGAGGCTTGTCTACCGTCACCGCAGAATGGTGAACGTCGGCTTCTTCGACGGCCACGTCGCGCCGATGTCCCCGGCGGCCGTGGCGTGTCTCTGGGGCAGCCGGGAGGCGCGGTTCAACCGTTATTTCTGCGGAGACGATTGA
- a CDS encoding helix-turn-helix domain-containing protein, with protein sequence MKDEFMKILRDSSIFDSEKGTCWRSDPTFVGYGAGYPEQVELLNFTGRPSDTSIPCRMEVMLHSTVQTRYYQHRTRQTQKLSVFCICSGRMYFRSNSSVLSAEAGDCVLLKPHCRNDFLYADERQCSYYEFILTGNMLDEFLRIYDLEQVFGLKLNDEKFFRKLFERMKNLTDVKPLSAIFPELTGVAFELLQRISSAVQIQARSSYVAEIRDFLEQRIKEKISMPEVAGRFKIDIHDMNRDFQDAFGVTPYQYLKRFRLRKAAEMLRAGMLVKETSAAVGYRNVKTFSAEFRLFYGKSPLDCRKRRPGR encoded by the coding sequence GTGAAAGATGAATTTATGAAGATCCTCCGCGACTCATCGATCTTTGACTCGGAAAAGGGGACCTGCTGGCGCAGCGACCCCACCTTTGTCGGATATGGAGCCGGATATCCGGAACAGGTCGAACTTCTCAATTTCACGGGCCGCCCGTCGGACACAAGCATCCCCTGCCGGATGGAGGTCATGCTTCATTCGACCGTGCAGACCAGATATTATCAGCACCGCACCAGGCAGACGCAGAAATTGTCGGTCTTCTGCATCTGTTCCGGCAGGATGTATTTTCGGAGCAACAGCAGCGTCCTGTCGGCCGAAGCGGGCGACTGCGTGCTGCTCAAGCCGCATTGCAGAAATGACTTCCTGTATGCAGATGAAAGGCAATGCTCCTATTATGAGTTTATCCTGACCGGCAATATGCTGGACGAGTTTCTCCGGATTTATGATCTGGAACAGGTGTTCGGCCTGAAATTGAACGATGAGAAGTTTTTCCGGAAGCTTTTCGAACGGATGAAGAACCTGACGGATGTGAAGCCGCTTTCCGCCATCTTCCCCGAGCTGACCGGAGTCGCCTTCGAGCTCCTGCAGAGAATTTCATCCGCCGTTCAAATCCAGGCCCGCTCGTCGTATGTCGCCGAAATCCGTGACTTTCTGGAGCAGCGGATCAAAGAAAAAATCTCCATGCCGGAGGTCGCCGGAAGGTTCAAGATCGACATTCACGATATGAACCGGGATTTTCAGGATGCGTTCGGGGTGACGCCTTATCAATACCTGAAACGGTTCCGCTTGCGGAAAGCAGCCGAAATGCTGCGGGCCGGAATGCTCGTGAAGGAGACTTCGGCCGCAGTCGGCTATCGCAACGTCAAAACATTTTCCGCGGAATTCCGCCTGTTCTACGGCAAATCCCCGCTCGATTGCCGGAAACGCCGTCCCGGCAGGTGA
- a CDS encoding glycoside hydrolase family 36 protein, producing MNTPALCPETPCYRAEIKVDILTPTVFLYSTVNNMAISRELPSLQSITAFESEFPSEDVIIVGDPVHSKFLLAGAVTANRSFTFFTAVREARRLVKILVRQPSIGPEEPPEEILILTGSDWRELLVQYAEAVADKAGVKPMKPAENLTGYCTWYYYYTAVSAQDFQENLNALQLHRESYPARVVQIDDGYQTFMGDWFDRNERWPEPLETVARRIRKAGMKAGIWLMPFQASTASRLYREHPDWFVTDENGETAVSEGWSPDPDHLWACLDATIPAVRGHLANIFRTFRAQGFTYFKLDGLGFALKNGRRRDPAATAVSAFRLGLKTIREAVPDAFLLGCCSPYLPCAGLVDMCRVGPDTQPEWGTMIPRAIHCSLERWWMFDRWFRADPDVMFTRTDRIRLTLGECRLTVLVGILTGVTLTSDNLGTLPPDRLALLRRAAQLRMRNVRPAKWQLNCYLNTFSGTVDGKAALAVLNETEQEMTVNFSDFDLPEEMEEILQPAGMQKSQITVARHDAVLLVANRRETK from the coding sequence ATGAACACGCCCGCCTTGTGCCCGGAAACTCCCTGCTACCGTGCGGAAATCAAAGTCGATATCCTCACGCCGACCGTGTTTCTCTACTCCACCGTCAACAACATGGCCATTTCGCGCGAACTGCCTTCGCTCCAGAGCATCACCGCATTCGAAAGCGAATTCCCCAGCGAAGACGTGATTATCGTCGGCGATCCCGTACACTCGAAGTTTCTGCTGGCCGGCGCGGTGACGGCAAATCGTTCCTTCACATTCTTCACGGCGGTCCGAGAAGCCCGGCGGCTGGTCAAAATCCTAGTTCGCCAGCCTTCGATCGGGCCGGAGGAGCCGCCGGAGGAAATCCTGATCCTGACCGGCAGCGACTGGCGGGAACTGCTGGTGCAGTATGCGGAGGCCGTGGCGGATAAAGCGGGCGTCAAACCCATGAAACCTGCGGAGAACCTGACCGGCTACTGCACCTGGTATTATTACTATACGGCAGTCTCCGCACAGGATTTTCAGGAAAATCTGAATGCGCTGCAGCTCCACAGGGAGAGTTATCCGGCGCGGGTGGTCCAGATCGACGACGGCTACCAGACCTTCATGGGCGACTGGTTCGACCGGAATGAACGCTGGCCGGAACCGCTTGAAACCGTCGCCCGGAGAATCCGCAAGGCCGGAATGAAAGCCGGCATCTGGCTGATGCCGTTTCAGGCCTCCACCGCCAGCCGGCTGTACCGCGAGCATCCCGACTGGTTCGTCACAGACGAAAACGGGGAAACCGCCGTCAGCGAGGGGTGGTCGCCGGACCCGGATCATCTCTGGGCCTGCCTCGACGCCACGATTCCGGCAGTGCGCGGCCACCTTGCGAATATCTTCCGGACATTCCGCGCGCAGGGCTTCACCTATTTCAAATTGGACGGTCTCGGCTTCGCCCTGAAGAACGGCCGCCGCCGCGACCCGGCGGCCACCGCCGTCAGCGCCTTCCGGCTGGGGCTGAAAACCATCCGGGAAGCCGTGCCCGATGCGTTCCTGCTGGGCTGCTGTTCGCCGTACCTGCCCTGTGCCGGCCTGGTCGATATGTGCCGCGTCGGGCCGGACACCCAGCCGGAGTGGGGAACCATGATTCCCCGGGCGATTCACTGTTCCCTGGAGCGCTGGTGGATGTTCGACCGCTGGTTCCGGGCGGACCCCGACGTGATGTTCACCCGGACGGACCGCATCAGGCTGACATTGGGGGAGTGCCGGCTCACGGTTCTGGTTGGAATTCTGACCGGCGTCACGCTGACCAGCGACAACCTCGGAACGCTGCCGCCGGACCGGCTGGCGCTCCTCCGCCGGGCGGCGCAACTGCGGATGCGGAACGTGCGGCCCGCGAAATGGCAGCTTAATTGTTATTTGAATACCTTTTCCGGCACCGTGGACGGCAAAGCGGCGCTGGCCGTCCTGAATGAGACGGAGCAGGAGATGACCGTGAATTTTTCCGATTTTGATCTGCCGGAGGAAATGGAGGAAATTCTCCAGCCGGCCGGAATGCAGAAAAGCCAGATTACCGTGGCGCGCCATGACGCGGTCCTGCTGGTTGCG